In Mytilus galloprovincialis chromosome 1, xbMytGall1.hap1.1, whole genome shotgun sequence, the following are encoded in one genomic region:
- the LOC143045255 gene encoding dolichol-phosphate mannosyltransferase subunit 3-like: protein MIPKLFQWLFGVGAFLSVWLAVVLEYVHVQSSSSFKSLFIIPLPLIALVSFAIYSLGVIIYRVAIFNNCEEASKELQSQIEEAKTDLQKKGFKFDNT, encoded by the exons ATG ATACCAAAGTTGTTTCAATGGTTGTTTGGTGTTGGTGCCTTCCTGAGTGTGTGGTTGGCAGTAGTATTGGAATATGTTCACGTTCAGTCATCTAGTTCATTTAAGTCATTATTTATTATACCA CTGCCATTGATTGCTCTAGTCTCATTTGCA ATATATTCTTTGGGTGTTATCATATATAGAGTTGCCATATTCAATAACTGTGAAGAAGCATCAAAGGAACTTCAATCG cAAATAGAGGAAGCCAAAACTGATTTACAGAAGAAGGGATTCAAGTTTGACAACACATGA
- the LOC143045270 gene encoding uncharacterized protein LOC143045270 yields MRTYKEPKRIDKARSREPGLVTLDEGISKLSALSVQVEEETMANSSDKEEEMIEDNDSGVQENNIDDEEPELDNEKMEENKNDKDENHEKMEDDNVEISVKKKTPPKKSKKVVENNVHHNEDINDIEKCEPEGEKRKLEPPSKTKKTTTVKDVKKRKMSDKKNNKSKDSKDVHNNCVVDLGSKEKVSPKSKNRSRSTKSKQKSNMTEDTDADELHKEESEKSSSFNTSDSLSVSPRSSKRTPVKNRKYQSDEEHDPSKEEGDSSGKKKRSRSKSPRCSTPKKRKLNFDENEFMNIKDDDFVIEKNDKDIEHVESVTNESTDNNKCKKVVKSRKNKSLIKEDIILKPKAIKKKAKLSQSEIKPSSQSEIKPSIDDTTDKNESVEMVKGESLTMEKPSELKESTVVKVKKKKIRKKKTVENQEKSDSAEIKSDKIEVKSEKADNVNDNNKDDTKTENENDIENNSEKPNSKNQADNEGKSEKPIDTEKGEKKEKRKMKPLEEIVCTYCKKVSVGKAANTRHLKKCFVYQAKLVMDGQDENTELETTDETKKDEESHVECKDEDKTCVYSETINESNMECDDVSKENLNQSEDKENLNDSVSSENKSIENQSSSKKRSKTDSVYNCQHCDYTAHKRAMLAKHLHSHNIFMCLRCSFFCESDDELKDHMHREHKERMDHKLCRKCSRYVHCAEITLEQHMESCQGPVPFKCPHCEKEFKYESSLKSHILKHDPDGPKKFSCPQCSYKSNYKANLKKHLVNIHSSRIKQFKCTYEDCEKMFHSEDNMRRHLKWHSIDKPFKCKQCHKEFRTSGALSGHCVVHKTGTPFKCTVEDCEKSFRSHKLLKNHLQDFHHQAEKKFICAHSGCDFSFFKRSHLDRHLVTHSGERKYGCSYCGKAFRHADNLRVHLRQHTNEKPVSCNMCDFKCRQKSSLRYHLQKIHNIVFKKREKRKEKSASGDVVVKSENDITVNSLDSSLDLITAIVNAVAKSEDIETPDDSVIDKSNSADTSTGNKTNDDAKSDSLVANKVVDLYEFKSDDEFGDESVMVPLPLPVQRPINHLNKSNEKVDNKVKVENKVKVDKKVKVEAKIENEDEPTDTEYPDNKDSIEKIVTTKPKVVRRGKKKKINYAEPETDLSFETVDAKEDNIKKEEKEENAVVKRKRGPKKSKLKVEKAVEEKKEEEDEKSEVTPKGRRGRKKVEKIPKKRGRKPKSVILDEKSKKAVVKSPINKIKKKAGRPRKVRPPSESEEEDKKKDETKDDESNHDENDSEKEGDETIPRENEDDDDTVDVPLLSTPNPDEDDDDTREYIGDENLKENAHLVSNLENKQSEKEDDNEDEEEEEIEIKTEVKTEAKIEEKIEVNIEAKIEEKTEEKKEPQIENESVVVEKQGEQESDKMSSGIDTDFEDDLKPPPAPRPPPVVDSDEGDIESGPDEMDTPGRDFESTPPKSNITEHIHSVPAHTPRDFESSPPKSVQTIDYGPSTLSQTGFENRREGDSVEALSGSYTATPSREVSVEEKRNEREASLPYSNLEAENLPNTQSPIMEPIQQPEPQSNANPDYGSQSESTMPEVDKEYLGQYLQQFDSASRSEDDRIERMNSQNEPTSEPIEIPSSPQKDLPPLNLSANAPPLNLSTNSNDRENSQGSDMSNKRMEILSIDRQTEDHYSSRSENVSRSSDRIPDNVYESISSMNTFMPPTTREAPIIHSAESPFPSVSTPSTFMRFSENDAILQRQRMSTPFLSQGDPNALQNLHRMADNALAQHNNASLLRRPTTVPPREDMFSSSTAAMATMARNPFHNTWASQEVRPAHWSQSPYLGRTIDRPTAAPSASIFGKDNYLPGREFMFEQSRRAVADRNVFPGLPQAQRPELAHDTFPMDRFDIGSYFSGHTYPGASTLTEYNRAAAAHTSQKTFDERYRQSSTGITDFRALPQTTASSMFSSNMLNSSFHLDKYMYSRDPVYHAQHIPDATNSPFLPPGVPGQHSVFDREYTRGYFQNSPYSLDKQYAAAAAASAKLSHPSGASVVQERDFVPRPGTAAATGENQEAYRHPMLYNMMNHRFYE; encoded by the exons ATGAGGACTTACAAGGAACCAAAGAGGATTGACAAAGCTAGGTCAAGAGAGCCTGGACTAGTTACTCTTGATGAAGGCATTTCTAAATTGTCAGCTTTGTCAGTACAAGTTGAAGAAGAAACTATGGCGAACTCTTCTGACAAGGAGGAAGAAATGATCGAGGACAATGACTCTGGAGTTCAGGAAAATAATATTGATGATGAAGAACCTGAATTGGACAATGAAAAAATGGaggaaaataaaaatgataaagatgAGAATCATGAAAAAATGGAAGATGATAACGTAGAAATTAGTGTAAAGAAAAAGACTCCacctaaaaaatcaaagaaagttGTAGAGAATAATGTACATCACAATGAAGACAttaatgatattgaaaaatgtGAACCAGAAGGAGAAAAAAGAAAACTAGAACCACCTTCAAAGACAAAGAAAACAACCACTGTAAAAGATGTAAAAAAGAGGAAAATGTCCGACAAGAAAAACAATAAGAGTAAAGATAGTAAAGATGTCCATAATAATTGTGTTGTTGATTTGGGAAGTAAAGAAAAAGTTTCTCCAAAATCTAAAAATAGATCAAGatcaacaaaatcaaaacaaaaatccAATATGACAGAAGACACTGATGCTGATGAATTACATAAAGAAGAATCAGAAAAGTCTAGTAGTTTTAACACATCTGACAGTCTCAGTGTTTCTCCTCGCTCCTCAAAACGGACTCCTGTTAAAAATCGTAAATATCAAAGTGATGAAGAACATGACCCATCAAAGGAAGAAGGAGATAGTTCTGGCAAGAAAAAAAGGTCACGTTCAAAATCCCCACGTTGTTCTACCCCAAAGAAGCGCAAACTCAACTTTGATGAAAATGAATTCATGAATATTAAAGATGATGATTTTGTAATTGAAAAGAATGACAAAgatatagaacatgtagaatcTGTCACAAATGAATCAACTGataataataaatgtaaaaaggTTGTGAAATCTCGTAAGAATAAGTCTTTGATTAAAGAAGATATCATTTTAAAACCAAAAGCGATCAAGAAGAAAGCAAAGCTTTCACAGAGTGAAATAAAACCCTCATCTCAGAGTGAAATAAAACCATCAATAGATGATACTACTGATAAGAATGAAAGTGTTGAAATGGTGAAGGGTGAATCTTTGACAATGGAGAAGCCTAGTGAATTGAAAGAAAGTACTGTTGTGAaagtaaaaaagaagaaaataagaaagaaaaaaacagttgaaaaccaagaaaaaagtGATAGTGCTGAAATCAAGTCTGATAAGATAGAAGTTAAATCTGAAAAGGCTGATAATGTGAATGATAACAATAAAGATGATacaaaaactgaaaatgaaaatgatattgaaaataaCAGTGAAAAACCTAATAGTAAGAATCAAGCTGATAATGAAGGAAAAAGTGAAAAACCAATAGACACTGAGAAAGGAGAGAAAAAAGAGAAAAGGAAAATGAAACCATTAGAGGAGATTGTCTGCACTTATTGTAAGAAAGTTTCAGTTGGAAAGGCAGCTAATACAAGACATTTGAAAAAATGCTTTGTTTATCAAGCAAAATTGGTAATGGACGGACAAGATGAGAATACAGAATTGGAAACAACTGATGAAACAAAGAAAGATGAAGAATCTCATGTTGAATGTAAGGATGAAGACAAAACATGTGTATATTCAGAAACAATAAATGAGAGCAATATGGAATGTGATGATGtatcaaaggaaaatttaaatcaaagtGAAGATAAAGAAAACCTTAATGATAGTGTTAGTTCAGAAAATAAATCTATTGAAAACCAAAGTTCTTCAAAAAAGAGATCAAAAACAGATAGTGTGTACAATTGTCAACATTGTGACTATACTGCACACAAAAGAGCAATGTTGGCAAAGCATCTTCATTCTCACAATATTTTTATGTGCTTACGATGTAGCTTTTTCTGTGAGTCTGATGATGAGTTAAAAGACCATATGCACCGAGAACACAAGGAACGTATGGATCATAAACTATGTCGAAAGTGTAGTAGATATGTACACTGTGCTGAAATAACACTAGAACAACACATGGAAAGTTGTCAGGGTCCAGTTCCATTTAAGTGTCCTCATTGTGAAAAGGAGTTTAAATATGAATCATCTTTAAAATCTCATATCCTAAAACACGATCCTGATGGTCCGAAAAAGTTTTCTTGTCCACAGTGTTCGTACAAATCTAACTACAAAGCAAACTTAAAGAAACACCTTGTAAACATTCATAGTTCAAGAATAAAGCAATTCAAATGTACTTACGAGGATTGTGAAAAAATGTTTCACTCAGAAGATAATATGAGAAGGCATTTAAAATGGCATAGTATTGACAAACCTTTCAAGTGTAAACAGTGCCATAAAGAGTTTCGGACTTCAGGTGCATTATCCGGTCATTGTGTAGTTCATAAAACAGGAACACCTTTCAAATGTACTGTTGAGGATTGTGAAAAATCATTTCGGTCACATAAACTACTCAAAAATCATTTGCAAGATTTTCATCATCAAgcagaaaagaaatttatttgtGCTCATTCTGGATGTgacttttcatttttcaaaagaaGTCATCTAGATCGTCATTTAGTAACACATTCAG GAGAGAGAAAGTATGGTTGTTCATATTGTGGTAAAGCATTTAGACATGCAGACAATCTGAGAGTCCATCTTCGGCAGCACACAAATGAAAAACCAGTGTCCTGTAATATGTGTGATTTCAAATGTCGACAGAAAAGTTCTCTCCGTTATCACTTGCAAAAAATTCATAACATTGTTTTCAAAAAAAGGGAAAAGCGAAAAGAAAAATCTGCTTCTGGTGATGTAGTTGTAAAATCAGAGAATGACATCACTGTTAATTCTTTAGACTCAAGCTTAGACTTAATAACTGCAATCGTGAATGCAGTAGCAAAAAGTGAGGATATTGAAACTCCAGATGATTCAGTTATTGATAAATCAAACAGTGCTGACACTTCTACTGGTAATAAAACTAATGACGATGCAAAGTCTGATTCTCTTGTAGCAAATAAAGTGGTTGATCTCTATGAATTTAAATCTGACGATGAATTTGGTGATGAATCTGTAATGGTCCCATTACCATTACCTGTTCAGAGACCTattaatcatttaaataaatcaaatgagaAAGTAGATAATAAAGTGAAAGTAGAAAATAAAGTGAAAGTAGACAAAAAAGTGAAAGTAGAagctaaaattgaaaatgaagatgaaccaacTGATACAGAATATCCTGACAATAAGGACAGTATTGAAAAAATAGTAACTACCAAACCGAAAGTTGTGAGGCGAgggaaaaagaagaaaataaattatGCAGAACCTGAAACTGATCTTAGCTTTGAAACTGTTGATGCAAAGGaggataatataaaaaaggaagaaaaagagGAAAATGCTGTTGTGAAAAGAAAGAGGggaccaaaaaaatcaaaattgaaagttgaaaaaGCTGTGGAGGAGAAAAAGGAGGAAGAGGATGAAAAGAGTGAAGTCACACCAAAAGGAAGGCGAGGTCGTAAAAAAGTAGAAAAGATTCCAAAGAAAAGAGGGAGGAAACCTAAAAGTGTAATTTTGGATGAAAAGAGTAAAAAAGCTGTAGTAAAATCACCCATTAACAAAATTAAGAAGAAAGCAGGAAGACCAAGAAAAGTAAGACCACCTTCTGAGTCTGAAGAAGAAGACAAGAAAAAGGATGAAACAAAAGATGATGAAAGTAATCATGATGAAAATGATTCTGAAAAAGAGGGAGATGAAACTATTCCAAGGGAGAATGAAGATGATGATGACACTGTAGATGTTCCTCTATTAAGTACGCCAAATCctgatgaagatgatgatgataCTAGAGAATATATAGGAGATGAAAACTTAAAGGAAAACGCACATCTTGTTTCAAATTTGGAGAACAAGCAATCAGAAAAGGAGGATGATAATGAGGATGAGGAGGAGGAAGAAATAGAAATAAAGACGGAAGTTAAGACTGAGGCAAAGATTGAAGAAAAGATTGAGGTGAACATTGAAGCAAAGATTGAAGAAAAAACTGAAGAAAAGAAAGAACctcaaattgaaaatgaaagtgTCGTAGTTGAAAAGCAAGGTGAACAAGAATCAGACAAAATGAGTAGTGGTATTGACACAGATTTTGAAGATGATTTAAAACCACCTCCTGCTCCTAGACCTCCACCTGTTGTTGACAGTGATGAGGGAGATATTGAATCAGGACCAGATGAGATGGACACACCTGGTCGGGACTTTGAGTCAACTCCACCCAAATCAAATATTACAGAACATATTCATAGTGTTCCTGCACATACACCAAGGGACTTTGAGTCATCTCCTCCTAAATCTGTCCAAACAATAGATTATGGGCCAAGTACTCTTAGCCAAACAGGATTTGAAAATAGGAGAGAAGGAGATTCTGTTGAGGCACTATCTGGAAGCTACACAGCTACACCATCTAGAGAAGTTTCAGTAGAAGAAAAGCGAAATGAAAGGGAAGCCAGTCTTCCATATTCTAATTTGGAAGCTGAAAATTTGCCTAATACTCAATCTCCTATCATGGAACCAATACAACAACCTGAACCACAATCAAATGCAAATCCTGATTATGGCTCTCAATCGGAATCAACTATGCCAGAAGTTGACAAAGAATATCTAGGACAGTACCTTCAACAGTTTGATTCGGCTAGCCGCTCAGAGGATGATCGAATTGAAAGGATGAATTCTCAAAATGAACCAACATCAGAGCCAATTGAGATTCCAAGTTCACCTCAGAAAGACTTGCCACCTTTGAATCTCAGTGCAAATGCACCACCTTTGAACCTTAGTACAAATAGTAATGACAGAGAAAATAGTCAGGGTAGCGACATGTCGAATAAAAGAATGGAAATATTGTCCATTGACCGTCAAACTGAGGATCATTACAGTAGTAGAAGTGAAAATGTATCAAGATCATCTGATAGAATACCTGACAATGTTTATGAAAGTATTAGCTCTATGAACACATTTATGCCTCCAACTACACGAGAAGCACCAATTATTCATTCAGCAGAAAGTCCATTCCCTTCAGTATCAACTCCTTCAACTTTCATGCGATTTTCAGAAAATGATGCAATTTTACAGAGGCAAAGAATGAGTACTCCTTTTCTATCACAGGGTGACCCGAATGCATTACAAAATTTGCATAGAATGGCAGACAATGCCTTAGCTCAACATAATAATGCATCATTACTTCGAAGACCAACAACTGTGCCACCTCGTGAAGATATGTTTAGTAGCTCCACTGCTGCTATGGCAACTATGGCTAGAAATCCCTTTCACAACACTTGGGCTAGTCAGGAGGTTAGACCAGCTCATTGGAGTCAAAGTCCATATTTAGGACGCACAATCGATAGGCCAACAGCAGCTCCATCAGCTTCAATATTTGGAAAGGACAACTATCTTCCTGGACGTGAATTTATGTTTGAGCAGTCTCGACGTGCAGTGGCAGATAGAAATGTCTTTCCTGGTCTTCCACAAGCACAGAGGCCAGAACTTGCACATGACACTTTCCCAATGGACAGATTTGACATTGGTAGTTACTTTAGTGGGCATACATATCCTGGGGCTTCAACTCTCACTGAGTATAACCGAGCTGCTGCTGCACATACATCTCAAAAAACATTTGATGAACGATACCGTCAATCATCTACAGGCATCACAGACTTCAGGGCACTACCTCAGACAACTGCATCTAGTATGTTTAGTAGTAACATGTTGAACTCATCATTTCATCTTGACAAATACATGTACTCACGGGATCCTGTATATCATGCCCAGCATATTCCTGATGCTACAAATAGTCCATTCTTACCACCAGGTGTGCCCGGACAACATTCTGTGTTTGACCGTGAATACACAAGGGGTTATTTTCAGAACAGTCCATATAGTTTAGATAAACAATATGCTGCGGCAGCCGCTGCCTCAGCTAAATTATCACATCCATCAGGTGCAAGCGTGGTTCAGGAAAGAGACTTTGTACCACGTCCAGGCACAGCCGCTGCCACAGGTGAAAATCAGGAAGCTTACAGACACCCTAtgttatataatatgatgaatcatagattttatgaatga